The Haloarcula sp. DT43 genome includes a region encoding these proteins:
- a CDS encoding NAD(P)-binding protein, producing MRVSIVGGGFAGLAAAQLAERATADVQLYDEGSYSGPRRGAWGEMVWDYSKLPVERDVPGYVREATTGIFVGSEGKTTVNVPDGVILNRGELEKHWARTLDRTEIVENAAVNEAAFRQLAAESDLLVDATGQFPISQQFTDLSYDVACPTLSGRIEADFSHLYPEPRALAYENYFLWIVPQSPEEATVGLGCRADRSADELYADMRTLLTEIDVEPPERGTLYSGTDVSNGLRSLADCSYELNGCTVHVAGDAIGVANRLTGFGMIHAAQSGRAAVGAFFGAESYRRRLLCQNFWPKAVTGALAPVHDTIGLEGIARLATSDIEYQESFEPQGPSDIVSAVRAFL from the coding sequence ATGAGAGTTTCCATCGTCGGCGGGGGGTTCGCCGGGCTAGCCGCAGCGCAGTTGGCCGAGAGGGCCACCGCCGACGTCCAACTCTACGACGAAGGGTCGTACAGCGGACCGCGGCGGGGTGCCTGGGGAGAGATGGTCTGGGACTACTCGAAGCTGCCCGTAGAGCGGGACGTGCCAGGGTACGTCAGAGAAGCGACGACGGGCATCTTCGTCGGTTCGGAGGGGAAAACCACGGTGAACGTCCCCGACGGCGTGATACTGAACCGGGGAGAGCTGGAGAAACACTGGGCCAGAACGCTCGACAGAACGGAAATCGTGGAAAACGCGGCCGTCAACGAGGCGGCGTTCCGGCAGCTGGCGGCGGAGTCGGACCTGCTGGTAGACGCCACCGGCCAGTTCCCGATATCCCAACAGTTCACCGACCTGTCCTACGACGTGGCGTGTCCGACCCTGAGCGGGCGGATTGAGGCCGACTTCTCCCATCTGTACCCGGAGCCGAGGGCGCTCGCGTACGAGAACTACTTCCTGTGGATTGTGCCCCAGTCGCCCGAGGAGGCGACTGTCGGCCTCGGCTGTCGGGCGGACAGGTCCGCCGACGAACTGTACGCGGACATGCGGACCTTGCTCACGGAGATAGACGTCGAACCACCGGAGCGAGGGACGCTTTACAGCGGAACTGACGTCTCGAACGGCCTGCGGAGCCTGGCGGACTGTTCGTACGAACTGAACGGCTGTACGGTCCACGTCGCGGGCGACGCCATCGGCGTGGCGAACCGCCTGACGGGGTTCGGGATGATACACGCGGCACAGTCCGGCCGAGCGGCCGTGGGTGCCTTCTTCGGAGCGGAGTCGTACAGACGCAGACTGCTCTGTCAGAACTTCTGGCCGAAGGCGGTCACCGGCGCGCTCGCCCCCGTCCACGACACTATCGGATTGGAAGGCATCGCTCGGTTGGCAACGTCGGACATCGAGTACCAGGAGAGCTTCGAGCCACAGGGGCCGAGCGACATCGTCAGCGCCGTCCGAGCCTTCCTGTAG